In a single window of the Massilia oculi genome:
- a CDS encoding ATP-grasp domain-containing protein — translation MRVWYNRTFSSVNAAIKLIREADTEGRFTIIHSNANRHAPAARLAHEFHVEPTGLKGDAYVDWCLAFCRDQKIDIFVPGREATVLAAEHARFADIKTRVLSAAPPAQLKRIHDKADFYAATVLPDAPVAAFRPFETLEQFDAAYAELRPRHAKLCVKPAHGIYGLGFAIVDEERSSAALLLGGVEYHIGYQDLRRGLGELESFKTMLLMEFLDGPEYSVDCVGDHGRLVAAVVRRKLPQAGSGQLIDMRQDILDATARLCTDYQLNGVFNAQFREGGGRPRLLEINPRMSGGIGMACLAGPNLPYIALRGFAEGYEGLAIPAPRHGMRVAEVSVATELA, via the coding sequence ATGCGCGTCTGGTACAACAGGACGTTTTCGTCCGTGAATGCGGCGATCAAGCTGATCCGCGAGGCCGATACCGAAGGCCGTTTCACCATCATCCACAGCAACGCCAACCGCCATGCGCCAGCCGCGCGCCTGGCCCATGAATTCCACGTCGAGCCCACTGGCCTGAAGGGCGACGCCTATGTCGACTGGTGCCTCGCGTTCTGCCGCGACCAGAAAATCGACATCTTCGTGCCGGGCCGCGAAGCCACCGTGCTGGCCGCCGAACATGCGCGCTTCGCCGACATCAAGACGCGGGTGCTCAGCGCCGCCCCGCCGGCGCAGCTCAAACGCATCCACGACAAGGCCGATTTCTATGCCGCGACGGTGCTGCCGGACGCGCCGGTGGCGGCCTTCCGCCCCTTCGAGACGCTGGAACAGTTCGACGCCGCCTATGCCGAACTGCGCCCGCGGCATGCGAAGCTGTGCGTCAAGCCGGCGCACGGTATCTATGGCCTGGGCTTCGCCATCGTCGACGAAGAGCGCAGCAGCGCCGCGCTGCTGCTTGGCGGCGTGGAGTACCACATCGGCTACCAGGACCTGCGCCGCGGGCTGGGCGAACTGGAATCCTTCAAGACCATGCTGCTGATGGAATTCCTGGACGGCCCCGAATACAGCGTCGACTGCGTGGGCGACCATGGCCGCCTGGTGGCGGCCGTGGTGCGCCGCAAGCTGCCGCAAGCCGGCAGCGGCCAGCTGATCGACATGCGCCAGGACATCCTGGACGCCACCGCGCGCCTGTGCACTGATTACCAGCTCAATGGCGTGTTCAACGCCCAGTTTCGCGAAGGCGGCGGACGACCGCGCCTGCTCGAGATCAATCCGCGCATGTCGGGCGGGATCGGCATGGCCTGCCTGGCCGGCCCCAACCTGCCCTACATCGCGTTGCGCGGCTTCGCCGAAGGCTATGAGGGTCTCGCGATTCCCGCGCCGCGCCACGGCATGCGCGTGGCCGAAGTCAGCGTCGCGACGGAGCTGGCATGA
- the ggpS gene encoding glucosylglycerol-phosphate synthase → MTVIETRHWPRQLDPSRLVLATDLDGTLLAGTHEARRRIRELFSGALPEAKLVFVTGRGLETVIPLLSDPTVPRPHYIIADVGATIVDADLRPVEPLAQEIAARWPGTQAVLKALAGFPDLVRQSVPQERRVSFYATEEALTPELRNAVDDLGCDLLFSAGRYLDVLPRGVGKGVAVRRLAEVAGFDPAHIVVAGDTLNDLSMFEAGFRGVVVGAAEPALVQAVRKMPRVVVADAAGCGGILQAFGRHGLRLDDGSEALEAISYGEAELVMVYHRLPYDEVVEGGVTHQRRPKSPNGIMPTLLSFFAGGRKGSWVAWSQQASRTPSGFIPHVAFDAQHYPQLKAARIPLTADDIDQFYKKFSKEAFWPIIFSFPDKAEFRQDHWERFLEVNRLFAEQTAREAAPGATAWIHDYNLWMVPAFLRPLRPDLTIAFFHHTAFPSSDVFNILPWRNDIIGSLLQCDYVGFHIPRYVENFVDAARSCAPVEVLDAVPCAPRYLTFGCALGVDRMHTALEVGGRRVTLGAHPVGTNAGLIEDLVRSDDVQRQIVEWDEYLDGRTGIISIERLDYVKGSLEKLQAYERMLEQHPELLGKVMLINIITPAASGMEIYDSLREELDRTVGRINGRFSTLDWVPVRYFYRSLPFEEVVAHYAACDVAWITPLRDGLNLVAKEYVATRHAAGRPGTLVLSEFAGAAVELHGALLVNPYDRNAMSATLYNALTMGADEVAYRSGRMAAIVNDRDVARWGDDFLAALSALPSSGPEDGQEERSAA, encoded by the coding sequence ATGACTGTCATTGAAACACGCCACTGGCCGCGCCAGCTCGATCCCTCACGCCTGGTCCTGGCTACCGACCTCGACGGCACACTGCTGGCCGGCACCCACGAGGCGCGGCGCCGCATCCGCGAACTGTTTTCCGGCGCCCTGCCGGAGGCGAAACTGGTGTTCGTCACCGGCCGCGGCCTCGAAACCGTCATCCCGCTACTGTCCGACCCGACGGTGCCGCGGCCCCACTACATCATCGCCGACGTCGGCGCCACCATCGTCGACGCCGACCTGCGGCCGGTCGAACCGCTGGCGCAGGAGATCGCGGCGCGCTGGCCGGGCACGCAGGCGGTGCTGAAGGCGCTGGCCGGCTTCCCGGACCTGGTGCGCCAGTCGGTGCCGCAGGAGCGCCGCGTCTCTTTCTACGCCACCGAGGAGGCCCTGACGCCTGAGCTCCGGAATGCCGTCGACGACCTCGGCTGCGACCTGCTGTTTTCGGCCGGCCGCTACCTGGACGTGCTGCCGCGCGGCGTCGGCAAGGGCGTCGCGGTGCGCCGCCTGGCGGAAGTCGCCGGCTTCGATCCGGCCCATATCGTGGTGGCCGGCGACACCCTGAACGACCTGTCGATGTTCGAGGCGGGTTTCCGCGGCGTGGTGGTCGGCGCCGCCGAACCGGCGCTGGTGCAGGCGGTGCGCAAGATGCCGCGCGTGGTGGTGGCCGACGCCGCCGGCTGCGGCGGCATCCTGCAGGCCTTCGGCCGCCATGGCCTGCGCCTGGACGACGGAAGCGAAGCGCTCGAGGCCATCTCGTATGGCGAGGCCGAACTCGTCATGGTCTACCACCGCCTGCCCTATGACGAAGTGGTCGAAGGCGGCGTCACCCACCAGCGCCGCCCGAAAAGCCCGAACGGCATCATGCCGACCCTGCTCAGTTTTTTCGCCGGCGGGCGCAAGGGCTCGTGGGTCGCGTGGTCGCAGCAGGCCAGCCGCACGCCCAGCGGCTTCATCCCGCACGTCGCCTTCGATGCGCAGCACTACCCGCAGCTCAAGGCGGCCCGGATTCCCCTGACGGCGGACGACATCGACCAGTTCTACAAGAAGTTCTCGAAAGAGGCGTTCTGGCCGATCATCTTTTCCTTCCCCGATAAAGCCGAATTCCGCCAGGACCACTGGGAACGCTTCCTGGAAGTGAACCGCCTGTTCGCCGAGCAGACCGCGCGCGAGGCGGCGCCCGGCGCCACCGCCTGGATCCACGACTACAACCTGTGGATGGTGCCGGCCTTCCTGCGCCCGCTGCGGCCCGACCTGACGATCGCCTTCTTCCATCACACCGCCTTCCCCTCCAGCGACGTGTTCAACATCCTTCCGTGGCGCAACGACATCATCGGCAGCCTGCTGCAGTGCGACTACGTGGGCTTCCACATCCCGCGCTACGTCGAGAACTTCGTCGATGCCGCGCGCTCCTGCGCGCCGGTCGAGGTGCTCGACGCCGTGCCGTGCGCGCCGCGCTACCTGACCTTCGGTTGCGCCCTGGGCGTGGACCGCATGCACACCGCGCTCGAGGTGGGCGGACGCCGGGTCACGCTGGGCGCCCATCCGGTGGGCACCAACGCCGGCCTGATCGAAGACCTGGTCAGGAGCGACGACGTCCAGCGCCAGATCGTCGAATGGGACGAATACCTGGATGGCCGCACCGGCATCATCTCGATCGAGCGCCTCGACTACGTGAAGGGATCGCTGGAAAAGCTGCAAGCCTACGAGCGCATGCTCGAACAGCATCCCGAGCTGCTGGGCAAGGTCATGCTCATCAATATCATCACGCCGGCGGCATCGGGCATGGAGATCTACGACAGCCTGCGCGAGGAACTGGACCGCACCGTGGGCCGCATCAACGGCCGCTTCTCGACCCTGGACTGGGTACCGGTGCGCTACTTCTACCGCTCGCTGCCGTTCGAGGAAGTCGTGGCCCACTACGCCGCCTGCGACGTCGCCTGGATCACGCCGCTGCGCGACGGCCTGAACCTGGTGGCGAAGGAGTACGTGGCCACCCGCCACGCCGCCGGCCGGCCGGGCACGCTGGTGCTGTCCGAATTCGCCGGCGCCGCCGTCGAGCTGCATGGCGCGCTGCTGGTGAACCCGTATGACAGGAACGCGATGAGCGCGACCCTCTACAACGCACTGACCATGGGCGCCGACGAAGTGGCCTACCGCTCCGGACGCATGGCGGCGATCGTGAACGACCGCGACGTGGCGCGCTGGGGCGACGACTTCCTGGCCGCGCTGTCGGCCCTGCCGTCATCCGGCCCGGAGGACGGGCAGGAAGAGCGTTCCGCCGCCTGA
- a CDS encoding SDR family oxidoreductase — translation MNKIALVTGASRGLGRNTALHIAKKGGDVVITYQSRAQEAEAVVGQIRAMGRQALALRLDVGNMDGFADFADLLRASLRDTWGRDSFDHLVNNAGHGDMAAIADTTRAQFDRLVDVHFKGVFFLTQALLPLLADGGRIVNMSSGLTRVSFPGFGAYAAVKGAVEVLSVYLAKELGSRGIAVNTVAPGAIETDFLGGAVRDTPDLNGVFAGMTALGRVGVPDDIGPMIASLLGEENRWINGQRIEVSGGQVI, via the coding sequence ATGAACAAGATCGCACTCGTCACCGGCGCCAGCCGCGGCCTGGGCCGCAACACCGCGCTGCACATCGCGAAGAAGGGCGGCGACGTCGTCATCACTTATCAAAGCCGCGCGCAGGAAGCCGAGGCCGTGGTCGGGCAGATCCGCGCCATGGGCCGCCAGGCGCTGGCGCTGCGGCTCGACGTGGGCAATATGGACGGTTTCGCGGACTTCGCGGACCTGCTCCGCGCAAGCCTGCGCGACACCTGGGGCCGCGACAGCTTCGACCACCTGGTCAACAATGCCGGTCACGGCGACATGGCGGCCATCGCCGACACCACGCGGGCGCAGTTCGACCGCCTGGTCGACGTCCACTTCAAGGGCGTGTTCTTCCTGACCCAGGCCCTGCTGCCGCTGCTGGCCGACGGCGGGCGCATCGTCAACATGTCGAGCGGACTGACCCGGGTTTCCTTCCCCGGCTTCGGCGCCTATGCGGCGGTGAAGGGGGCGGTCGAGGTATTGAGCGTCTACCTGGCGAAGGAACTGGGCAGCCGCGGCATCGCCGTCAACACGGTGGCGCCGGGCGCGATCGAGACCGATTTCCTGGGCGGCGCGGTGCGCGACACGCCGGACCTGAACGGCGTCTTCGCCGGCATGACGGCGCTCGGGCGGGTCGGCGTGCCGGACGATATCGGCCCGATGATCGCCAGCCTGCTGGGCGAAGAGAACCGCTGGATCAATGGCCAGCGCATCGAGGTGTCGGGCGGCCAGGTGATTTAA
- a CDS encoding TerD family protein yields MAISLQKGGNVNLSKEAPGLSKVIIGLGWDPRSTDGSAFDLDGSAFLLKADAKVRGDTDFIFYNNLKSSDGSVTHAGDNTTGQGDGDDEKLTVDLARVPADIDKVSFCVTIHDADARRQNFGQVGKAYIRCLNAAGEAEIARYDLSEDSSTETAMIFGELYRAGSEWKFRAVGQGFKGGLGPLARSFGVNV; encoded by the coding sequence ATGGCAATCAGTCTGCAAAAAGGTGGCAACGTCAACCTGAGCAAGGAAGCACCGGGCCTGTCCAAGGTCATCATCGGCCTGGGCTGGGATCCCCGCTCGACCGACGGTTCCGCCTTCGACCTGGACGGCAGCGCCTTCCTGCTGAAGGCCGACGCCAAAGTCCGCGGCGACACCGACTTCATCTTCTACAACAACCTGAAATCGAGCGACGGCTCGGTGACCCACGCCGGCGACAACACCACCGGCCAGGGCGATGGCGACGACGAAAAGCTGACGGTCGACCTGGCGCGCGTGCCGGCCGACATCGACAAGGTCTCGTTCTGCGTCACCATCCACGATGCCGATGCGCGCCGCCAGAACTTCGGCCAGGTGGGCAAGGCCTATATCCGCTGCCTGAACGCCGCCGGCGAAGCCGAGATCGCGCGCTACGACCTGTCCGAGGACAGCTCTACCGAAACCGCGATGATCTTCGGTGAGCTGTACCGCGCCGGCAGCGAATGGAAGTTCCGCGCCGTCGGCCAGGGCTTCAAGGGCGGCCTCGGTCCGCTGGCACGCTCGTTCGGCGTCAACGTCTAA
- a CDS encoding mechanosensitive ion channel family protein: MEYVILKNPVADWLVALVVVAAVAAGLDAVKSILARRLAALASRTDAKWDDIAVAALRSTKLLVLVIVGIYAGASFLALPDKAHLFIGRIAITAVLFQVAIWGDHALRTWLKAKRAEGTTDPDRITSSAAITFLVRVLLWAVVALMVLDNLGVNITTLVASLGIGGIAIALAVQSILGDLFASLSIVLDKPFVVGDFIIVDKMLGTVEKIGLKTTRVRSLSGEQIVFSNNDLLKSRIQNLRRMESRRVVFQFGVSHLTPASLLRGLPEMVQEIVAAQPQVRFDRAHLAGIAAPVFNYEVVYYVDNTDYTVYMNVQQEIYLSILAGLEERGVSLALPVQLVRLAREPAQAGAAQAEAAPAQVGVMRDGVMRDSADAARAA, from the coding sequence ATGGAATACGTCATCCTCAAGAATCCGGTCGCCGACTGGCTGGTCGCGCTGGTCGTGGTCGCGGCCGTGGCGGCGGGCCTCGACGCCGTCAAATCGATCCTGGCGCGGCGCCTGGCGGCGCTGGCGTCGCGCACCGACGCCAAATGGGACGACATCGCGGTCGCCGCGCTGCGCTCGACCAAGCTGCTGGTGCTGGTCATCGTCGGCATCTACGCCGGCGCCAGCTTCCTGGCGCTGCCGGACAAGGCGCATCTGTTCATTGGCCGCATCGCCATCACGGCGGTGCTGTTCCAGGTCGCGATCTGGGGCGACCACGCGCTGCGCACCTGGCTCAAGGCCAAGCGCGCCGAGGGCACCACCGATCCGGACCGCATCACCTCGTCGGCCGCCATCACCTTCCTGGTGCGGGTGCTGCTGTGGGCGGTGGTGGCCCTGATGGTGCTGGACAACCTGGGCGTCAACATCACCACCCTGGTCGCCAGCCTGGGGATCGGCGGTATCGCCATCGCGCTGGCGGTGCAGAGCATCCTGGGCGACCTGTTCGCCTCGCTCTCCATCGTGCTCGACAAGCCCTTCGTGGTGGGCGACTTCATCATCGTCGACAAGATGCTCGGCACCGTCGAGAAGATCGGCCTGAAGACCACCCGCGTGCGCAGCCTGTCCGGCGAGCAGATCGTGTTCTCCAATAACGACCTGCTCAAGAGCCGCATCCAGAACCTGCGCCGCATGGAATCGCGCCGCGTCGTGTTCCAGTTCGGGGTATCGCACCTGACGCCGGCGAGCCTGCTGCGCGGCCTGCCGGAGATGGTCCAGGAGATCGTCGCGGCCCAGCCGCAGGTGCGCTTCGACCGCGCCCACCTGGCCGGCATCGCGGCGCCGGTATTCAACTACGAGGTGGTGTACTACGTCGACAACACCGACTACACCGTCTACATGAACGTGCAGCAGGAGATCTACCTGAGCATCCTCGCCGGCCTGGAGGAGCGCGGCGTGTCGCTGGCCCTGCCGGTCCAGCTGGTGCGGCTGGCGCGCGAGCCGGCGCAGGCCGGGGCGGCCCAGGCGGAAGCGGCGCCGGCGCAGGTCGGCGTCATGCGCGACGGCGTCATGCGCGATAGCGCTGACGCGGCCCGGGCCGCCTAG
- a CDS encoding phosphoribosyltransferase domain-containing protein has translation MNAPHPIPVQRIALQLELPTGTLDLRIDSGASELDALLGFAARANAKRGFLFLSKVLGKHWPARPSDMLTVHERLAATVPQLKGAVQGPVVFIAMAETAIGLGQGVFEAWLRAHPHQEALFLHTTRYRVGAGPLIEFEEAHSHAPRQFLHAPLEPALRDLLLAARTLVLVDDEASTGNTFVNLAAACRRLNPGLERVHLATITNFMGRAATGLLDTRFGMPTTCGALVEGEFSFAQGPLPPDQGVAQRYEEDADRGASAAFGRLGAGRALRAPEQLAARLAGEFAPGSRVLVLGTGEFMHVSTLFGAALQRHGVDVAVQSTTRSPILTWGAVDHALTFPDNYGEGIANYLYNVAPGHYDHVLVCHETAPGPALFQLAGQLNARLFHFQSEDHVEEVPVR, from the coding sequence ATGAACGCCCCGCACCCGATTCCCGTTCAACGTATCGCGCTACAGCTTGAGCTACCAACGGGCACGCTCGACTTGCGCATCGACAGCGGCGCGTCCGAACTCGACGCCCTGCTCGGCTTTGCCGCGCGCGCCAACGCCAAGCGCGGCTTCCTGTTCCTCAGCAAGGTACTGGGCAAGCACTGGCCGGCGCGGCCAAGCGACATGCTGACGGTGCACGAGCGCCTGGCCGCGACCGTGCCGCAGCTCAAGGGCGCGGTGCAAGGCCCGGTGGTGTTCATCGCCATGGCGGAGACCGCGATCGGGCTGGGCCAGGGCGTGTTCGAGGCCTGGCTGCGCGCCCATCCGCACCAAGAGGCGCTGTTCCTGCACACCACCCGCTACCGAGTCGGCGCTGGCCCGCTGATCGAATTCGAGGAAGCGCACAGCCACGCGCCGCGCCAGTTCCTGCACGCGCCGCTGGAGCCGGCGCTTCGAGATCTGCTGCTGGCCGCGCGCACCCTGGTGCTGGTCGACGACGAGGCCAGCACCGGCAATACCTTCGTCAACCTGGCCGCCGCCTGCCGCCGCCTGAATCCGGGCCTGGAGCGGGTGCACCTGGCCACCATCACCAATTTCATGGGCCGCGCGGCGACCGGGCTGCTGGACACCCGCTTCGGCATGCCGACTACCTGCGGCGCGCTGGTCGAGGGAGAGTTCAGCTTCGCGCAAGGCCCCTTGCCGCCCGACCAGGGCGTGGCGCAGCGCTATGAAGAAGATGCCGACCGCGGCGCCAGCGCCGCCTTCGGCCGCCTCGGCGCGGGGCGGGCATTGCGGGCGCCGGAGCAACTGGCGGCGCGCCTGGCCGGCGAATTCGCGCCCGGCAGCCGGGTGCTGGTGCTGGGCACCGGCGAATTCATGCACGTCTCGACCCTGTTCGGCGCCGCCCTGCAGCGCCATGGCGTCGACGTGGCGGTGCAGTCGACCACGCGCTCGCCGATCCTCACCTGGGGCGCGGTGGACCATGCCTTGACCTTCCCCGACAACTACGGCGAAGGCATTGCCAACTACCTGTACAACGTCGCGCCCGGCCATTACGACCACGTGCTGGTCTGCCACGAGACCGCGCCCGGCCCGGCGCTGTTCCAGCTCGCCGGCCAGCTGAACGCGCGGCTATTCCACTTCCAGTCCGAGGACCACGTTGAAGAAGTTCCTGTTCGCTGA
- a CDS encoding AraC family transcriptional regulator: MDTTLLDAVRRFADDHADAGGVARTPIPGLVAIRQAGRTELSYQIQRPLACLVLQGSKHVAIGAQSFTFGAGDSLLVMADVPTSSQVTRASAAAPYYSLVLDLDPAVIAGLATEMATLEEADDRPVRGEATDNHVRDAALRLMRLVERPASIPVLQDALVREFHYWLLLGRHGAAIRRLGLPDSHVRRVARAVAVLRRDYARRLPVEELAALAGMSPSSFHHHFRAVTSLTPRQFQKQLRLIEARRLMLAEGASASHAAHTVGYESVQQFTREYGRMFGLPPMRAVNAAQGRLQTA; the protein is encoded by the coding sequence ATGGACACCACGCTTCTCGATGCGGTACGCCGCTTCGCCGACGACCATGCCGATGCCGGCGGCGTGGCGCGCACGCCCATTCCCGGCCTGGTGGCGATCCGCCAGGCCGGGCGGACGGAACTGAGCTACCAGATCCAGCGCCCCCTGGCCTGCCTGGTCCTGCAGGGAAGCAAGCATGTCGCCATCGGCGCGCAGTCATTCACCTTCGGGGCCGGCGATTCGCTGCTGGTCATGGCCGACGTGCCGACCTCCAGCCAGGTAACCCGGGCCAGCGCCGCGGCGCCCTATTACTCGCTGGTGCTGGACCTCGATCCCGCGGTGATCGCCGGACTGGCGACCGAGATGGCGACGTTGGAAGAAGCCGACGACCGGCCGGTGCGCGGCGAAGCCACCGACAACCACGTGCGCGACGCCGCCCTGCGGCTGATGCGCCTGGTCGAGCGGCCGGCCTCGATCCCGGTGCTGCAGGACGCCCTGGTCCGCGAATTCCACTACTGGCTGCTGCTGGGGCGCCACGGCGCCGCGATCCGCCGCCTCGGCCTGCCCGACAGCCATGTGCGGCGCGTGGCGCGCGCGGTCGCCGTCCTGCGCCGCGACTATGCGCGGCGGCTGCCGGTCGAGGAACTGGCGGCCCTGGCCGGCATGAGTCCCTCGTCCTTCCACCACCACTTCCGCGCGGTGACCTCGCTGACGCCGCGCCAGTTCCAGAAGCAGCTGCGCCTGATCGAGGCGCGCCGCCTGATGCTGGCCGAGGGCGCCAGCGCCAGCCACGCCGCGCATACCGTCGGCTATGAGAGCGTGCAGCAGTTCACGCGCGAGTATGGGCGCATGTTCGGGCTGCCGCCGATGCGCGCGGTCAACGCCGCCCAGGGGCGGTTGCAGACCGCTTAA
- a CDS encoding cysteine protease StiP family protein yields the protein MSGWEDFSGSYRKGEVSFLLRRLPQEGFVDVAEKEALIQSGRRHYSQMLSPESKPSARYMALFDEACRANNARMARDCLRLAQLIAARPLHRLALVSLARAGTPVGVVVARLLRELFGRDAVHYSVSIVRDRGIDAAALRHILAHGHQADGIVFLDGWTGKGVIARELAGSIETFNVRHGTHIDAGLHVLSDLAGASACAASCDDYLIPSSILNATVSGLVSRTVMGDDMRADDFHGCVFYEQFADVDRSQAFADELVALALAQSGTLPRAEPIDAAAARERSQTYIGAAMRRYGIADVNLVKPGIGEATRVLLRRVPRLVVLRDPGATEVAHLAVLAEEKRVPVEIDPHLPYHAASLIRSASDG from the coding sequence GTGAGCGGCTGGGAAGACTTCTCCGGCAGCTACCGCAAGGGCGAGGTCAGCTTCCTGCTGCGCCGCCTGCCGCAGGAAGGCTTCGTCGACGTGGCCGAGAAGGAAGCGCTGATCCAGAGCGGCCGGCGCCACTACAGCCAGATGCTGTCGCCCGAGTCGAAGCCGTCGGCGCGTTACATGGCATTGTTCGACGAGGCCTGCCGCGCCAACAATGCGCGCATGGCGCGCGATTGCCTGCGCCTGGCCCAATTGATTGCCGCGCGTCCGCTGCACCGGCTGGCGCTGGTGTCGCTGGCGCGCGCCGGCACCCCGGTCGGCGTGGTGGTGGCCCGCCTGCTGCGCGAGCTGTTCGGACGCGACGCCGTGCACTACTCGGTGTCGATCGTGCGCGACCGCGGCATCGACGCCGCCGCCCTGCGCCACATCCTGGCGCACGGACACCAGGCCGACGGCATCGTCTTCCTCGACGGCTGGACCGGCAAGGGCGTGATCGCGCGCGAATTGGCCGGCTCGATCGAGACCTTCAACGTGCGCCACGGCACCCATATCGACGCCGGTCTGCACGTGCTGTCCGACCTGGCCGGCGCTAGCGCCTGCGCGGCCTCCTGCGACGACTACCTGATCCCGTCGAGCATCCTCAACGCCACGGTGTCGGGCCTGGTAAGCCGCACCGTGATGGGCGACGACATGCGCGCCGACGACTTCCACGGCTGCGTATTCTATGAGCAGTTCGCGGACGTGGACCGCTCGCAAGCGTTCGCCGACGAACTGGTGGCGCTGGCGCTGGCGCAATCCGGCACACTGCCGCGCGCGGAACCGATCGACGCCGCGGCGGCGCGCGAACGCTCGCAGACCTATATCGGCGCGGCGATGCGGCGCTACGGCATCGCCGACGTCAACCTGGTCAAGCCCGGCATCGGCGAAGCCACGCGCGTGCTGCTGCGCCGCGTGCCGCGCCTGGTCGTGCTGCGCGACCCTGGCGCCACCGAAGTGGCGCACCTGGCCGTGCTGGCCGAAGAAAAACGGGTGCCGGTCGAGATCGACCCGCACCTGCCCTATCATGCAGCATCCCTGATCAGGAGTGCATCGGATGGCTAA